DNA from Desulfuromonas sp. AOP6:
CGTCGTTTATGAATACCGAGGCCGTTATATGCATAGCGTTTACAAGGCATAGCCCTTCTCGAATAGCGCTTTCCTCCAGGCACCGTCGCACCTTCGAGGTGATATTAATAAAACCCCGCCTGGAAGGCACCTCAAACCACAACTCCGCCCGATAGGATTTCATACAGAAATACTCCTTTCAGAACACGAAACAACAGGCACATCTTGTGCTGAGCACTGCTTTTATGGTATAGGCATCTACTCTGATATCCCTCACAGGAAAAGCGAGAAATGATGAGAGTCCGACATTTAGCAACCCGCCTTACCATGCCGTTCCTTGCCATCGCACTGGTGGGTTGCGTAGAAAGCCAGACGACTGCCTCCTCCAACGACCAACCCAAGCCTACCAAGGTAAAGACTCTTCACATATCAGGACACCACGAACTAAAAAACTTTTTTAAAGAAAATGGTTACCACTGGGACACCCTGGATCAAGGAGTCCCGCCCTTTATTCTTAAAAAACTGCCCGAAGACTTCACCCATATCGAAGAGGTCAGAGAAAAAAAACGTCTCTTTTTTCTCTCACTCCTACCGATGATCCTCATCCTCAATGAGGAAATCTTACAGGAAAGGGAAAGTCTCCTTACGATTTACCAATCGCTGGGGAAAGGAAATCCCATATCCAAAAAACAGAAAAATTTCCTGCAAACTCTCTCCCAAAAGTACAAGGTCAAGGGAGATCTTTTAACGAGCGACGAGACTCGCGACAGCCTCTTGAAAAGGGTCGACATCCTGCCCCCATCGCTCGTTCTGGCGCAGGCGGCAATAGAATCAGGCTATGGCACCTCGCGCTTCGCTCAGTTAGGCAATAATCTCTTTGGAGAGTGGACGTTTACCCCAGGGACAGGGCTGGTTCCTCAAGAACGGCCAGAAGGTGCTACCTACGAAGTACGTCGTTTTGATTCAGTTTTCGACAGCCTGCAATCTTACATGACTAATATCAATACCCATTGGGCCTATCGAAAACTGCGTGAAAAAAGGGCACAATTAAGAAAGGGAGGAATCTCGCCCCAGGGAATAGATTTGGTTCCAGGCCTTGAACGCTATTCTGAGAGAGGCGAGGATTACATAGAGGATGTCAAGACCATGATTCGCCTTAACCGCCTTTCTCGTCTTTCCACAACAAGCTTGCGTAAATCCTGACATTCCTTGTCGCCCGCTTAAATCATCTTTTAATCCATAACTGACTGAACCAGTACCACTGCCCGTCTTTTATGCCTGGAGCCGTGAGCGTGTACTTGTTGCGTCTTCCCGAGAGCGGCTCCTTTGCCTGAATACGATACCTTCCGGCTATGATAGGATCAGGCGTAATAGTCGCTTCTTCTTGTCCTTGGACAAAACAACGCAGCCGGGATAAGTCAACCTCTCCATTCTGGATATCGATGACAAGTAGCGGAGGATCCTCCTTGTCAACTATCGGACTTTGAGGAAAGAGCACATCGACCGGCAATGCTTTCATGGAAAGTTTTGTGGTGAAATCATCCAAGGTGGCATAAGGCCCACCCATGGGAAAGCGAGGCAGAGTAAATCTGTCCACTCCCACATCAATAACACCCGATTGCTGAGCTGCTGCTGCTTTAAAGCCAAAAGAGCGAACGATTTCAACAATATCCGGAGAATACTCACCATAGGGATAAGCAAATAGCTGCGGCTCAACACCCAGTTCTAGTGTCAATTCACTCTGCGCCTTGCGGATATCGGCAAGAATGCGTTTATTCCAGGCAGCCTCGGATTCGCCCTGCTTTCTGTTGACCATATAGGGATGAGACGCCGAGTGATTTCCGATCTCGATCCCAACCTTGGAGATGGCGCGCAGATCATCCCAGGAGAGATAGCCCTTTGCCCCAACCGCATCGGTGTTGACAAAAAGAGTCGCTTTGTAACCATATTCCTGCAACAGGGGTAAGGCCCCCGTCAAAAAAGAGTAGTATGCGTCGTCAACTGTAAGGCTTGCCGTTTTTTCAGGAAAAGTCCCGCCACTCTCTAGATGGGATACAATTTCCCCCAAAGGCATGACGGTATAATTTTGCGCTTTTAGCAGATCAAGCTGAGACCTGAACACGTCGAGGTCGATGTTGGTGGAAGGATAGCGTTCATCTCCGAACCGATGGTATACAAAAACCGTCGCCGAAAATGCTAGCGGCGGCCCGACAAAAAACAGCACACACAACAGCGGCAAAATTACCCATGAGAATTGTTTAGGCATCCCCCTGCCCTCCTTCAAGAACCCTGGATCTCAAATAGCGCCTAATGGCATTCCGGGCACGAGGCGTAATGGCCCACTCCAGCCACTTGGGAAGGACCTGCGGCTTGCCGCTCCTTTCAATCTCCACCTGATCACCATCCATGAGGCGAGATTTAAGGAGACGCGTTTTACCATTGA
Protein-coding regions in this window:
- a CDS encoding glucosaminidase domain-containing protein; translated protein: MMRVRHLATRLTMPFLAIALVGCVESQTTASSNDQPKPTKVKTLHISGHHELKNFFKENGYHWDTLDQGVPPFILKKLPEDFTHIEEVREKKRLFFLSLLPMILILNEEILQERESLLTIYQSLGKGNPISKKQKNFLQTLSQKYKVKGDLLTSDETRDSLLKRVDILPPSLVLAQAAIESGYGTSRFAQLGNNLFGEWTFTPGTGLVPQERPEGATYEVRRFDSVFDSLQSYMTNINTHWAYRKLREKRAQLRKGGISPQGIDLVPGLERYSERGEDYIEDVKTMIRLNRLSRLSTTSLRKS
- a CDS encoding polysaccharide deacetylase family protein; amino-acid sequence: MPKQFSWVILPLLCVLFFVGPPLAFSATVFVYHRFGDERYPSTNIDLDVFRSQLDLLKAQNYTVMPLGEIVSHLESGGTFPEKTASLTVDDAYYSFLTGALPLLQEYGYKATLFVNTDAVGAKGYLSWDDLRAISKVGIEIGNHSASHPYMVNRKQGESEAAWNKRILADIRKAQSELTLELGVEPQLFAYPYGEYSPDIVEIVRSFGFKAAAAQQSGVIDVGVDRFTLPRFPMGGPYATLDDFTTKLSMKALPVDVLFPQSPIVDKEDPPLLVIDIQNGEVDLSRLRCFVQGQEEATITPDPIIAGRYRIQAKEPLSGRRNKYTLTAPGIKDGQWYWFSQLWIKR